The following coding sequences lie in one Phalacrocorax aristotelis chromosome 2, bGulAri2.1, whole genome shotgun sequence genomic window:
- the XRCC2 gene encoding DNA repair protein XRCC2, producing MDEAFHRAESGAQLLARLEGRSSLKNLEPHLFAEEGSPVHGDVIEFHGPEGTGKTEMLYHLVARCIIPKSGGGLEVEVMFIDTDYHFDMLRLVTILEHRLAQRTEEMIKQCLGRLFLVNCSSSTQLLLTLYSLENMFCTHPSLCLLILDSISAFYWIDRSNGGESLKLQEMNLKKCANSLEKLVREHHLALFATTQTLMQKSTNSAESFFPLKIPHETDTDYRPYLCKSWQQMVTHRIFFSKQCNSGNSKGFAVISCHLKRNHVVKRSFSVAECGVQF from the exons ctacTTGCACGACTTGAGGGCAGGAGTTCTCTGAAGAATCTTGAACCTCATCTGTTTGCTGAGGAAGGATCTCCTGTTCATG GAGATGTCATTGAATTCCATGGTCcagaaggaacaggaaaaacagaaatgctctATCACCTAGTAGCCCGCTGCATCATTCCAAAATCGGGAGGAGGACTGGAAGTGGAAGTCATGTTCATTGATACAGACTACCATTTTGACATGCTTCGTCTAGTTACCATTCTTGAGCACAGGTTGGCACAAAGGACGGAAGAGATGATAAAGCAATGCCTGGGAAGGCTTTTTCTTGTGAACTGCAGTAGCAGCACTCAGTTACTCCTCACTCTCTACTCTTtagaaaacatgttttgcaCCCAcccctctctctgccttttgaTTTTAGATAGCATATCAGCTTTTTATTGGATAGACAGAAGCAATGGAGGGGAGAGTCTTAAGTTGCAGGAGATGAATCTGAAGAAATGTGCTAACTCTCTTGAAAAGCTTGTGAGAGAGCATCACCTAGCCCTCTTTGCAACAACACAGACACTTATGCAGAAATCTACAAActctgcagaaagcttttttcctttaaaaattccaCATGAAACTGATACAGACTATAGACCTTATCTTTGTAAATCATGGCAGCAAATGGTAACTCACAGGATATTTTTCTCTAAGCAATGCAATTCTGGCAACAGCAAAGGTTTTGCAGTCATTTCTTGCCACCTCAAAAGAAACCATGTAGTAAAACGTTCGTTTAGTGTTGCAGAATGTGGAGTTCAGTTTTaa